The nucleotide sequence ATGCCGGTAACGGCGTAGTATCCCAGCCCCCCCCATGAGAAAATGCTCTCAACTAGCAGCGTGCCGCCCATCATCCAGCCCAGCTGCATCCCAAGCACGGTGACCACCGGCAGGATGGCGTTTTTCAGCGCATGGCGGTATATCACCACCCGTTCCGCCAAACCCTTGGCGCGGGCAGTGCGAATGTAGTCCTGGCCGAGCACTTCCAGCATGCTCGATCGGGTCATGCGCGTGACAACCGCTATTTCCCCGATAGCAAGCACGAAGGAAGGCATGATAAGATGCCGCAGCGCGTCTACCGCCACCTCCGGCTGCCCCGCCAGGATGGCATCCACCACGTACAACCCAGTAACCTGCGGCGGAGGTAACACTCCCACACTAAGCCTGCCCCCCATGGGGAGGACGTTCCACCGGGCGTACAGCAGCAGTTGCAGTATCAGGCCCAGCCAGAATACCGGCATTCCCGCCCCAATCACGGCCAGTAGGCGGGCAAACCCGTCCGTGGGCCGCCCCCTACCTACTG is from Bacillota bacterium and encodes:
- a CDS encoding ABC transporter permease, whose product is MSRYWTRRLLYLVLVVLGVITLTFVVSHLIPADPARYAAGLHARPEQVELVRKQLGLDRPVWEQYVRYIARLCRGDLGTSILTRKPVAEELKLFFPATAELVLVALLLNVLIAVPLGVAAAVGRGRPTDGFARLLAVIGAGMPVFWLGLILQLLLYARWNVLPMGGRLSVGVLPPPQVTGLYVVDAILAGQPEVAVDALRHLIMPSFVLAIGEIAVVTRMTRSSMLEVLGQDYIRTARAKGLAERVVIYRHALKNAILPVVTVLGMQLGWMMGGTLLVESIFSWGGLGYYAVTGIRHHDFPVIMGVTLLISVTFVVANLIVDFLYTVLDPRIRY